The following is a genomic window from Methanococcoides sp. AM1.
TCAGGGTAGCTACTGTCTGTGCATCATGCATTTCGCCTTCCACAATGAAGATACCAAAGGAATTTGATGCTTTAATACGACCTGTGAAAACATGTAAGAACCTGAATAATGTCTGAAGATTGGAATACATCAGGATAGTAGAAAGGGAATTGATACAAAATCTCAACCCAGGGGCTTCTTTCTTAACAAGGAACTCCTCGAAATACTGACCGATCCTTACCCCGATCCCTGTGAGATCCACAGGACTGGCTGCCCTTTTTATGTGCTCTTTGTCCGATGCAGGGATACCAAGTGTTTTCGTTACGCAATCAACAACACCGAGATTTGCAGTGTCAATATCCAGGCCGCTATCAGAGAACCATTCCAGTACACGTTCCCCGGTCTCACGTGTAGAGACAATAATAGAAGAATCGCCCTCTTTAAGCCCGTTATATATTATAGTATTAACGAGATCATCTTTTCCGCTCATAGGAGGACCGATAAGCATCAGGTTGGTACCCTCTTTAACACCACCGATCAGATCGTCAAGTTCCTTGATACCAAACAAATATTCAGTCATGTAAACCTTCCCAGGGCAGATTGATCCCTTTCAACGCATGAAATTACAGGTATTTTATTTGAACTGCACATAGCCAACAAATGACTGCAACCATATCTGCATCAAACTATAACAATTAAGCTATATGAATTATGAATACATCATAATGATATTAATAATATATCTTTTGCATGGACTGTACAAATATATTGAACATATGTCCTCATGCACTATTAATGTTCACCTTATGTGTTTTACAACATGACCTGCTTCCGGAAGGATGATCTCTGAGAGAGCAAGTTCCACTGCACCTGGCGATCCGGGAAGACAGAAGATCGCTTTGTCCCCCATAATTCCAGCAGATGCACGGGTCAGTATCACTGCAGAACCGATCTGATCAATGCTCTTGTATCTGAAAAGTTCTCCGAATCCGGGCATCTGCTTCTCGAACATTGGCACCAGGGACTCGATAGTAACATCTGTAGGAGTAAGACCAGTGCCACCGGTAGTAACAATAATATCTGTTTCTTTTTGCAGGGCATCCAGAACAGCCTTCTTTATATCAGTGGTTTCATCAGAAACAAGCTCATACCCCAGTACATGATGACCAGCTTTTTTCACAAGTTCCACCATCAATTCACCGGATATATCCTCAGCGTCTTCGGGAGATCGGGCTGATCCATATTTGGCAAACCTTGAAGTAGATATTGAGATCAAATAAAAACCAAGACTTTTTCGGGCATCTTTCTTGTGCTCATGAGTAACAGAGTTCATATGGCAAATTATAGGCATGCAATATATATTGATTTCCAGAAGATACATTTTTGAATATAAATACTAAAGATGCTTCCAAAACCCGGATATATAAGATGTAATTTAGTATAGCACAGGAAAAAAGGAAAATACATTTTCTATTGATAAGACTTATAAACCCCTAAGTAGTAGGGGGATGCACCATTGACACATTTACAACTTAAAGATTTTCAAGACGCGTTGCCAACATATATAGGACAGCGATTCGCTGACCATATCAAAAAAGCAGGAAACTCAATGCGTTCTTAAGATCTCACAGATCATATTAAGGAGGTTCAATCTCATGGTAAGAAAACCAGCAAGTATGTACAGAAACGTAAAATCACGCTCAAACACAAGACGAAAATATATGGGCGGTGTTCCAGGCAGTCACGTAATCCACTACGATGATGG
Proteins encoded in this region:
- a CDS encoding RAD55 family ATPase, which produces MTEYLFGIKELDDLIGGVKEGTNLMLIGPPMSGKDDLVNTIIYNGLKEGDSSIIVSTRETGERVLEWFSDSGLDIDTANLGVVDCVTKTLGIPASDKEHIKRAASPVDLTGIGVRIGQYFEEFLVKKEAPGLRFCINSLSTILMYSNLQTLFRFLHVFTGRIKASNSFGIFIVEGEMHDAQTVATLKQLFDGMIEIKENDSGYSIRILGITPKPTPWYDFEIDGSNVSIEKPE
- a CDS encoding molybdenum cofactor biosynthesis protein B; its protein translation is MNSVTHEHKKDARKSLGFYLISISTSRFAKYGSARSPEDAEDISGELMVELVKKAGHHVLGYELVSDETTDIKKAVLDALQKETDIIVTTGGTGLTPTDVTIESLVPMFEKQMPGFGELFRYKSIDQIGSAVILTRASAGIMGDKAIFCLPGSPGAVELALSEIILPEAGHVVKHIR